The genomic region gaccacgtcagacTAGCCATTTCCAGTAGTCATACTTTAACAAACGCCTCCTAGAAATTTAATCAGAACATCATCATATTTGTGTATACATTTAATGCCACAAAACAGGAAGTTGTTGTAACTCAGGCATacaagctgtgtcccaaagtgaagggtgcgcacttcgaaggccatgcacttcgaaggccagaccAGGCCAGGCCTTCAGAGTGCACGAAgtgcacgaagggcgaaccgagagacagggttgccaggtctgaataataaaacccttccaattgttattcaaaagtatcggaatcacgGCCAGAATGgaccaaaatatcccaaaatgcggggcgcgggaagtagaaatattgcttaagtaaagacaacttaacctgtggactataggctacaaacaccccaaagtaacagtagcctaaatgcagacccattccagacttggcaacaatgaaccaaagcgccgttaatggactagcaggttctgacaactgacagcggacgttcgtgaggagattttaaaaagagaaatggagcatatactactacttatatatatatatatatatatatatatatatatatatatatatatatatatatatatatatactttttttttgagctttctattgggttttgacatgcttcaaagcctgcgacgatgggctggaccataagcatgtaaatctgtagccggttaaatattgtcaaattgcaaatattatttaacagtttatttcttatgttaaatgtaactgttacaatatattttaaacatttagcctatatacgtccaagtttttttttttttttttaagtaggcctacttatttttattcaactcatcatctcagatgcattttttatggcatgccatgcagccgtcgaccgattcggccccgcagagctgcggacagtggatatatgcactcatcccagaagatgatgtcccgctcaggccttaccagagtctctattgtgcattattccccatcccggtccagctccagcttctcccgctcagcgcaatgaaagaGTAGAAAAgggttttcttctggtttggctgataataaaaatttgttgtttctaatgttaaacttaagttattttattggtctataaataggctatagttgtaaaaagcctgcgtaggctaatagaccaatttattttcatttacacattttaaattacatgacaagaaaatatatgtataaacataaatgtgtttaatgtagctacaaattataacgtgcattacaaaaataaacaatagctaggctatagaaaaaccacttctctttaatttagcctacgtttgaagttaacgaaaatgaacaatagacagcagttcgtttaatttacaaataacttgcataaaaaataataagctagccatttaaattgttctgtttcggccacgcattcagcctttggaggatcgatgtttcgttgaccgtcgtcagtgaacattcattcattcatataaaaaaaacaacaactttattttaacatctaagtcagcagttttcgtttgtttgtattttttcttataattctgagtgacagatgtcacatttgatttagcctatttttctgtgatattgGTTTTAGTTACGGTGTTGACATACAGCctgctgtaagaaaaataaatgattgcacagacaattcctatccagtgtctctctttctaaaatttaaaagatagattctggaaacaacatctaaatttagctggatcagtcgggtcgggaataaaataatttatagtgggtgagcacggagtgaattttgcgcgagcggatcgtgcggtgcggaatagcgggagcaggacgaaaatacagcgccgcgcagattatattttgaaggctatttaaagaaagtgtatgggggaaaaaagaaacagcgaaaagggtgataatggactgattcctcttcttgagataatggttgagaaataaatagcatttaaaaattgggaaattaaagtttatcttgctcagggcagggaactgggaactgtgtgaatgcactaacGTTGAACGTTTCATTTACTTctagcgcttgcgctgttgtgttcaatagtagcctacccaggctacacttgagttaccgaccgctaccgtctttaactggaatctgatcgagtgccgcgggaatgcggaccagtcaaatcctgtagtcaccagtgtgctatgaattctgggatagggaaggctgcgaagttatgggaaggtcccatctgctgtacccttcctttgcctgagaaccgaagggcgcattttgaagtcgctcatgaattgcggcagccttcgtcgcaccgctgtgacgcaatcgcacttcagatgcggccttcagagcgcttcagaggtgcagctttcactttgggacagcccacgtagtgccgctgtgacgtaatcgcacttcaaatgcggccttcagagggtgcagccttcacattgggacagtcttcgtagtgcaggtatgacgtaatcgcacttcaaatgcggccttcgaagtgcgggcacttcactttgggacacagctacaATGTCCGATCTGTCACAAACTTCATATTTGATAAAAGTCCTGTCCTGAAGACCACTACATGCCAATATTCAGTTATAGACAAAGTGCCACCTGCTGGCAGGAGTAAGTGTGGCACATCAAATGACTTTGCTGTATTTCTCCTTTATTTACCTGCTTAAATGCATCTTGCTCACTATTCGCTGTTTTCCAGGTGCAAGGGCCCTTTTATTGCtttttgcagctttaattatttttatgtttttaactgGGGTGTAACACAGCCCTGTATTTTGtgatgtgtttgttgtcaaactcaaaaaaatatatattttaaattaataaaaaagttaatgtattttattgacaaaatatttggtttgtctttttattatttttattatatcaggtaacattttaagctgtaATTTGGTCAAGTAACAATGTGCCACTTATGCGGAATGTtatcacatttcacttccaatatttcggggtaaatcaagaaaatagAATACACTGCATTGATTAAACATAACCACATAATTTTACCAGACATGTGGAAAATTAATGTGGGGTAAAATAAATACTCTGTATCTcaaatggatttacacaaactgagagcCCTGCTCTCCCCTATGTCTGATTTTTCTCACCGAGATTATCTccagtatttattaatttatttttaggtTTTCATGGTCACTGTCAGGTtttaggtgtgttcgacatcggctgcggctagatgcatgcgatcggcgagagtagccgagtgtaggcggggaggagctgcaaacggaaacgtgaagtcggacactttctacCTCCCGGAGTGACGCTTGTGCTGTGTTaacaaactttatcacagctgaagttaaataaatgcaatatttctaaaacacacagatgtttcaatgacattttcattcaatactttatgtactgcttaataaagcatctatttggacaagattaaagttcaacatataaacatacactatcaatgaagtgttgtcaatgGTTTTAGTTAATGATGCCGTCGGCGCtgcctcaagtcggacaaaatttctaaccggcatgcactgctttaagTCTGCAGCCGATCGGTCTGCACATCGCTAGGTGAAGTCAAGGGAGTAATCttgcactcggaaagcgttccacccataggggcggccattggtAACCAAGCCAttacctgctgttagcatccccattgactcccattcattttcgAGTCAcattgacagtgaataactttacatctgaggtgtttaaagactccatttttccattgtttatttctaaagaaacacgacaatgcataaaaggctccattaccttgtatcttacactatcgccccgtagaagctgtttttgtaaaaataggctaacgattgcgtcataaccaacgcgactctgtcgcacagttgagaaattaccgtatagacctgaggagacgctcgcaggcaatcttttactgtctatgagacagtcggggggacgtggagacataaagtctgataaagtcaaggtagaagaatggggagaagcccatagtgagccaaaagcaacaggacaaaacatttaaacaacgtgattcagattttactttccacaactactagaagacctacagctgtcagacaggaggctcacgtcacatctacatcgtcaagctcagtctgagcctgcgcagttcgctcagccatcaggaagtgagtgcttctagttgacctcactttccgccgttgaagtctatggaaacgctctgtccatttcttttactgtctatgggtgaagtcgaacaagccttttgtcatgcacttcctggttttgttatgtgttccctggtcatgtgactctatgccctcatgtgttcctgcctcaTGTTcctggctgcgtccgaaaacctaggctgctgactcgttgcctcatcagacaatgacttgtaaggcagcgttttgtgcatgaaggcatctCATGAAaataatttcggacagacttctaaggcagtgtaacagtgtaatgatctacagctaaatagagagagctttggtgagaactaaacacatattttgtGAGCATTACTACAGTAGTGAATTCtcactagaaatgacatcagaagtgtaatatgttggtaaaaatggtacatttacacacaaactgacccgcaaacgcaacttctggattttccccagctcaactgtcactgaatggaaagcacaggattgtgggatatcaaaggcagcgaaggacacatgtacgctgccttcaaaaatcgatcagacgaaggtctctcaggagacaggaagtgaagaaAATATTAGATTCGGATgcagcttgatgccttcctgccttcaaatgtgtcctccaaaggcagcattttccaggtttcggatgcagccccagtgtcatgttgtcattggtttatgggttaatcattgttcacaggtgtcccttgtcttgtcattagcccttgtgtatttaagccctcatttTTGCTATAGTCTTTGTCAGATGGGTTCTCAACCTCGCCTCTTCAGTTGACTATTTTACAGTCTGTGTCTGAACTCTGTTTGCCCTGTGTCTGCGAGTCAATAAACAGCTCATCACACTCCTCAACCTGGTGTGTACTTTCATTGCTTATTGCATGGACAGCTTTCTCACAGCTTGAGTGACAGACTTTGGCAAAATGGTTTAATTCACCACGTATTTTACACACTTTTCCTTTTGCAGGACAGTGAGATCAATTGCTGTAAGGTTTGTTTCCACAGTAGACGCATCCTTTGGTGTGCACTGGGGTAGCATTTCTAGGTTTCAGGTTTTCACTGTATTTCTTTGTGTATttatcaatcaactttattcatgtagcgcttttacaatgacgattgtttcaaagcagcttcagtgtcctcaaaaaggacaatattgcaacaaaattagatttggctgtacagtcattctggagaaaacagtgatgtcatcagcttttttaaatttatcatataccgacaatgttggcagatcagtattatagtttatagaattaaatgaaacctaattaattttatttgtatatttagttgaataactttgatcataattttagtgtccccaactgagcaagccaaaggcgacagtgtcaaggaaccaaaactccatcagggcatgatggagaaaaataaaccttgggagaaaccagactcagtcggggtgccagttctcctctggcctattaacacactgtacgattattattctggcaaccttacaggtctgaaatcatattagatcagaatattcaaaatttcaatgtatcacgcaagagacgggtttatttaggatggcgcctcgattacacaagagtatgaattcttgaaagatcggagttattgcgctGGAGACGAGTTTAGtgaggatgacgtgccggtgaggcaaattcagaggagacaccaattgacacggactcagcagacactccaggatgagctggtcatgtccaggcgcaagtccaccatccgatccggacacggcctggaaccgggataaacagagagactaacgttagtgtggatgccactctttttatgatgtaataagtacatcaggtgttatgggaagtgttcccggtttccagctgacctagttaatgcagcctaacaatcagtcaattgatttgaataatgaaagttaaaagtgttctatgtgtatgccatagtaaagagatgcgtttttagtctagatttaaacggACCGAGTGTGTCTGCTTCTTGTTATTTAGCATTACCACGCCCTGTGATGTGTGGCGGGCGATTGTATTAAAAATGTCACGGCTCTTTTCTCCGACCCATAGTAGAAGATAGCTACATTTCTCATCCTCACCCTTTTTCTTCAGGGGTCCACTGAACATCAGCTCTGCTTGCTGTTGAAACTTGCGCCATGCTTCGGGCAGATTCGTTGCTTCCCAGTTCATTCTGGGCATAGGAACTCCAGCGGTCTCCATCCTTGCATATAATCCGTTCACTCTGACACCATGTTGTGTTTACGATTGAAGAAGTGTACAAGGGCTCTGGGTGCACGCAGAATGTATGTTTATAATGAGGATTCACTAAACTTGTTTTACGTCCATGACATGAGTGTTAACTCTCGGGCAGCAAACACGCAACTGCTCTCTGTGGCTACTTTACACAAACTGCACTGGCAAGTGCTATAGCCAATAAGAACACAGCACACGTTGCAAATGGCATGTGATTGGTTCGTGGCAAAAACAAGAATACTACAGCTATGACTTGACTTACTTGACAAAAAGCTGTGATtcgacttgacttgacttgattgTCACAACAAATTacttgaaggttaagacttGAGACGTGCTTGTGACTTGCACATGTGTGACTTACTCCCACCTctgctgctaacagctggagccgtttcaggggaaatcacgtcaacacattgaataatgcggcgtgtttcaaggcacttcagtgggcctttaagaaAATTACACGTCATTGGACGTGTCAAACAtcaatttaaagaaatattaacaatCATAAATATTCAATCAGTaataatcatgaatattttaaatgtggACTCGGAAATAAGTCTGAGTCCTAATATGTTTGAGTCAAGACCGAGTCAATGAAAAGACTGAGACCATTAAAATATGGTCTCGAGACCAAGTCCGAGTCCGAGTCTCGGTTACAAATTACTATGTTTTATCAATTTTAAATGCCTACCCTTTGCTAAAAAAATTCAATGATTTAATCTGGCTTTGTATTCTTGAAAAGTGCTAGAGGACGGCTCCCaaatttgatacatttttattatggcCCATAACTAAACAAATCCTACAACCATCAAGGTACATTTTGATCAAGGAAGTTGACACTGGGCATGGTTTTACACTGGTGTGAGTGCCAacatttccagaaaaaatatatttaaaaaaatatttttatttctcaTCACTTCCTTCTCAGCAAAGTTAGAGATTTCACTTGTCATCAAGTAAGTTCATCACAAGTTTTAAGGTGTATGAAGCCTCCACCTGATGAATCTGCCCACTTATGATTCACTGCACGTAGGTGTGCTTAGACTAATAAAACAGGATTAACAATTTTGCAACATTAACAGTTGCAAATTTTGTAACCTAATGTTTCTCCACACCTCAGTGAAACATCTGATGAAGCAAAATAAACTCCTCCCTCTGTGATCATatataataatgaactgcaGCGGTCTGATTTTGTGACAGGACTAAACGGACAGTGATAAATCATGGGTAAGTTATCAGCTGCTGAGTGTTTTTATATGGTATTGTCTGAATTATGAGGAACTTTTTGTGATTGTGTAGCATTGCATAAATGTACTGTGTATACAATATAATTGTTTAATGACTGCAAGGGCTTTAGGTGATATTTTCGATGTGGTTTCTAGCATGCATTTATGGAGACATCATGAAAATAAACACCACCGGTGCATCAGAGAAGACAGCAAGACAagacaaattaactgtaaaGGGTGAGAATTCATGACTGCATGCAACTTatatctgacttttttttccaaTAAATGGAATATGCACTATGCGGCACTATTACTCTCTCTGTATTAACAATCATTTAAACTAGGGGTTGAAGCCTCTAAACAAATGGCTGAGCATGATCTGGCCAGGCTGGAGAAATACAAGAATATGATCATCAAAGTTGGCAGAGCAAAGAAGATGGACCCGGCTGTGATTGCTGCCATCATATCCAGAGAAACTAGAGTTGGAACTTTACTGAAGGATGGATGGAATACTGCTCATACAGCCTTCGGCCTCATGCAGGTAAATTAAAAGAATGGATCTAATCTACTTGAAAATAATTCACAGATAGACTTTATATGAGGTTTCTTCTAGGTTGACAGTACCCAAGGCCACAAGCCAGTGGGTACATGGGACAGTGAGGAACATGTCACACAAGCTACTGAGATTCTCATTCGCTTCATTAAAGAAATTAGAGGAAACAAAGAAAAGTTTTCCCAGTGGACTCAAGAGCAATGCTTTAAAGGTAAAATACTTCCACATGTGTAACTTGTTTTAGAAAACATACATCAGATTTGATAGCTTTTCATAGATTAATATTGATAAAGGAATTGATTGatcaatttatcatttttaCTTTGGTGCAACTAAAATTAATTTCGTACAAAAATGACcaaaatataatttgtaatgtttttatttagacTTATATGTAAATTGTACGATGTTCTCATAAGTGAGTGTTTCATGTCTCAGTTATAGTATGTTTGTTCCAGGTGGAATAGCAGCCTACAACAAAGGTGTGAGTAGAGTCTCTGCTCAATATGACAAAATCGATGAGATAACTTCAGGCCTTGATTACTCCAATGATGTTGTTGCCCGAGCCCAGTGGTTCCGAAGCAAGGGTTACTGAAGAACATCAGCGGTTACTGAGCAGTTAAACtctaacatttattaaaaacataGCTACAGTGTATTAACCTCATTTGTTTATGTATTAGAATGATGAGTTAAATATACACTATAAGTTTGGAATAATAGAGAAGTGCAAGTGTTTTTGAcacagctgcatttatttgattaaaaatacagtaaaaactgcaaTCTGAAAGGTTATcaccatttaaaataactgttttctattgcaatacattttaaaatgtatttattcttgTTAAGAAAATGCCAAATTTCCAGCAGTCAAtcattattttttgtttcaGTATATTTTGTTATCAGTAACCTAATAGAGCTAAACTGCACATTTCATTGCATATGATATGATGAAATAAAGACATTTTCCACTCAAATCATTATTGTTGTGAACAGTCTTGCCATATCCTCATTATTACCTCATATTCTACATTTTGTCCTGGAAGTCAATCCAAATGCAGAGCTCTCAACTACTTCAGTTTCTTCTTCTGTCTGTATCTTGACATCCAGTTTCCACAATGTGGATCTAATGATTGGAGGCTCAAGGTTCAGCCACACCTTAACTCTACCTCTCAACCTAACTTGGTTAAGCTTCACACATTTTGGCTCTGTAGTGAGCACCACTTGATTTCCACAGTGCTGATTACAACATGATTACAATGGGGAATATGCAAGTTTTGTTTCCAAATGTCCAAAGTAATGATACAGTGACAATGTTGAAACCTTAAGATGCAGCTTCTGATGCAATGTCTCGTTCCCATCCTCTCAGGGAACCGGGATTATGTGTATAACCCAAACAATTTAGCTCAAAGGGAATTAATAATTATGTTTATAGGGAATTTTGAAAGACTTGTTTTATGGATGAATGAACCATAAATCATAAATGTAAGCCTTCTATTGTTTCTTAGACAGggttattacattttatatcaGTGCACCAATTCGGAGGCGTttcttgattttgttgtttgtGTCTTTGATGGGAATTTCCTTCTGTGGTGTCCTTGCTGAAAGGAATTTCCCAGGCGTGTTGATTCACTGGAGGTCTTTTCTCATCTGAAGTGATGACTTGGGAAGACAATCACATTCTGGTGTGTTGGCGGATGAATAGAGTTGTTGACTGAATCTTTGCGGCAAAAACTTAACTTAGAAAGCGAGACGCTTAATGGGAAAAAAAGTAAGgaagaaagtaaaaaaataagttggcTTGTTTCTTCATGA from Pseudorasbora parva isolate DD20220531a chromosome 11, ASM2467924v1, whole genome shotgun sequence harbors:
- the LOC137092407 gene encoding lysozyme g-like, whose protein sequence is MKINTTGASEKTARQDKLTVKGVEASKQMAEHDLARLEKYKNMIIKVGRAKKMDPAVIAAIISRETRVGTLLKDGWNTAHTAFGLMQVDSTQGHKPVGTWDSEEHVTQATEILIRFIKEIRGNKEKFSQWTQEQCFKGGIAAYNKGVSRVSAQYDKIDEITSGLDYSNDVVARAQWFRSKGY